The following is a genomic window from Mycteria americana isolate JAX WOST 10 ecotype Jacksonville Zoo and Gardens chromosome 14, USCA_MyAme_1.0, whole genome shotgun sequence.
actagttgaactttgggcttcctgtgtccatagtcattgagttagctcatcagtcctgcggcctcggaatgttacaagggggtcgatttaagctagttctttggtgcttatctttggcacaatcgtcctgagttcctgttatcagtgatttaattaggaagcctaacgagcttgctcaaggcctgcttagtcctatcaggtaagaagtcacaggagatgtccCCCCATCAAgcctgctcagcaggtaaccaaaactgtcttggcaggggaagagaacaaaagagaacaaggatgagtgaaactaaaaacATGCAAGTCTACGTCTGAGTCAGGGATTGCCAGGGGTTTAACCCTTTCAGGGAGCATACCATGCCCTTATTGTGTAAGATGCACTGGGTTGTTAGCACCACATTTTATCTCACAAAGGTATTAAGTGTTGGGAACACCAGGACGAAAGCGCCCTTATGGTCTGGAGCTGACGTGGGTGGTGGACCGGCGTGTCCCACCGCACAGGGCCCTTATGGTCTGGAGCTGACGTGGGTGGTGGACCGGCGTGTCCCACCGCACAGGGGCTTTCCTGAGGCTGCAGAAACACCGTCTGCCGGGAAGCGGCTGGCGGCCGCGGGGACAGGAGGGATGGTCCTCAGGAACCGCTTCTCAGGTCAAGCGTTGAAGGAGATAAAAATCTCCCGCCGCTTTTCTGGAGCCTCCCCACACGCTCGCTGGAAACTTGAACAATTGCCCCGATACGGTATTTGTGTGTAACAGCCTGAGTGCAAGTGTTACCAGGGACTGGCCTGGAATACGCTGATTTCCCAGCACGGCTCTTTCGGGGTCAGCGGCAGCTTCACGTCCTGCAGCCCGCAGAGTCTCGGGCTCCTTCTCCTTTGTGTGAGCTCTGGGCTCTTGGGTTACAGCGCTGGCTGATAACTGGGCATCCAATAACCTGTTGCTCAATGCTTTTCCCTGTTTTACGAATCTTTATTTATATTGGAATATATTAAACCCACAAATGCTGCTTTGTACACTCAATCCACTAGCCCAGCTTTTACAATTTAGGCATCTTTCCACTTTTTCCGCATCAGCTTCGCTATATAAGGACCCGCTGTTCCTACACGTTAAAGCAGAGGTGCCTATGGACGGCTGTAAGGTCTCCCCTTGACCAAGAACTGAGCACTGAAGACCAAAGCCAGGCTTTGAAATTCAGGATAAGACCAGGTAAATACAGTCAAAATAGTGGTGTGGGGTGTTGTAAGCCTGGGGGCACAGAGGCACCATTTCACCTACGGGCCTTGCAATATACTCTGgtgagcaagaagaaaacatgGGGAAAATACCAATAATGGTAGAAATGCAAGTAAGGAATTCTAGGTTATATTTAGTGACCAGcctgaaaaaatcagaaaagaaggTTGCTACCGTAAAATGAAAACCCTtccctcaagaaaaaaatattcgaCACAAAAGttagggattttttgtttgttgcaatATCCTCTTAAGgttgttattattgtttttattgttataaGGTTAAAacatgccattttaaaaagaaaggctgtCTTCTGAATGTGAGTTGCTTGTGTAATTACAGCATTAATTTGCACGCCGACTCACAGGGCGGTCGGTAGCGAGGGGAGCTCAGTGTAGCCTATAGGTTACGAGTACCCATTTCATACTGTACGTTTAAGATTATGTCACGGTGACCGGGGATGGAAAGGAGCAGGTCGCCCGGGGTGCCCATAAATAGGAATAAGCACACAGGTGCTGGGGTTGTGCAGAAGCTGGCTTGAAAACGTCCCTGCAGATGTGCGTACGGACACCCTCCCTCTTCACCCCTTTTCGTGGGCGCCCACATCTATTTGCCAAACGTGGCTCTAACTCCGAACGGTTTTGGTCCTCCTAAAGCTCGCGTTTTCTATTCACTGAAAAATTTTCACCCAGCTTGAAAGACCCAACTCCCCTTCGTCTCCAGGGGGTCACCCAGCCTGTTCCTACTCTTCCCCCGTCGTCCTTCCCCAGGTCCTGCCAGCACCCAcggtgctcccagcccagcagaagACGCCATGCCACCGGCTCTGGGCATCGCCCTCTTGTACGCCCTGCTGACCCCGTCACTGAGCGAGCCAAAAGATGCCGTCCTCAGGCTCAGTAAAGGTGTTTTAAGCGATGGTGAGTCACCCTGCCTCCTCTTAGCAGGACCCTGGGAAAAAAGAACCAACGGCGGGTGGTCCTTGGGGGTTGATGCCGTGGGACCAGCACAGCCCGAtcagccggggaggggagggggatcGCACGTGGAAGGGGGGAAGAGCGGGAGGCTTGCGTGCAAACCTCCCCCTCCAAACGGAACCTGGGGTcatgtttttgtaattaaaatttcAACTGGCCAGGCTCCTAAAAGGAGAGAGACATTGCTGTGTGGGGGATTGCTCCTCCCGGGAGCCTGCACCTCTCGGGAGGTGCAAGCCACACGGCACCTCAGTTATCTCACATCTGGGGTTTACCAGTGCCCAGCCCCTGTGACTGTGCCGCACCATTTGCTGTCTTACCGGCGCAGCTGCAGACAAATTCCCCCGAGCTTCTTTACACGGGTCTTAACGTGGTGCCTCCTGTCTGGATCCCAAAGCCCTTTTTCTGTTGCATCATATATGGGAAAAACCGACAGCGGACAGCTAGGGACCGGGATAGGCAGCGATGGTAACGGAGAGCACAAACCCCTCGACAACCCATGCTTGAGGACCACAACGAGTAACGgtgtgggcagggggctggcagctgcctgctggtcCCGGCTCCGAGGCTGCGGCGGTGGCCGGGGAGGCAGCTCTGCCTCGCAGGCTGACGGCCGGCGATGTTTCCAGCTCTTACAGGCTCGCCCAGGCAAGGCGACACCCTCCAAGGCGCCCTCGGAGAGGTGCCACTCGGGAGCGGACGTCCCGGCACAGATGGAAGTGGGGACCTGTTGGGTGGTCTCGGAGGAGGTCTCCTTGGTGGCGGTGGTGGTCTGCTTGCTGGTATTACTGGTGGTTTGCTGGGCGGCGGTGGtggagggctgctgggggggctgaCTAGTGGTCTGCTTGGTGGGGGGGGCAATGCCGGCGGCGGTTTGCTGGGTGGAGGGGGTGGTGGAGGTGCTTACGGGGGGGCACCCAGAAACCCTCCCagaggctggcaggcagctggtGGTGAAGTCCCCAGGGGTGGCATCCCTGTGGAGGTTGCTGAAGGAGCACTGCGACGAGGAGGTCTTCTCAGTGACAGAGGTCTCCTTGGCACGGCAGGGATCCTCGGTGGCCCCGGTGGCCATCTTGGCAGAGGAGGGCTTCTGGGCAATGAAGGGCTGCTGGGAGGCGGCGGCTTGCTCGGTGTCCTGGAGGAAGGCGGCTTGCTCAGCACGGTGCAGGGGCTCACTGGGTAAGGACAGCACCGTCAGGGATCCTTGCAGGGGGGGCAACCTCAGAGCTGTTTGGGGAGCAATGGTGATGCTTCGGTAGATGCTCAGATCTGGTTTGGAGCTGATGCTTTGAGATAAAGCTGCCTGCAAGTCCCACCGGGTTTGCATTGCTGGCTGCAAAAGAGCCTCTTGAGCTGCACAAGGAAAGTTAAAGGGAACAGTAGTTGAAAGGCGCTTGCCCGTAGAGGGTGCACCGAACTATACCTTGGCCCTGCAGAGCCGGTGCCACCGCTGCCAAACCCACGCTCGCTTGTTCGCAACTGTCCCGTTTTAACTCTTATTTGAAGCGCGGCACCAAGCACAAGCACAAGCACAGGCAATAATAAGGCAACCAGAAGCCTTAGAAGCTTCtgataaaactggaaaataactAAACCAGGAAAATAACTGAGAAAACTTGgtgtcttttgccttttctggTCTAAATGGTCTCTGACTCGCCCACCCCTTGAGCAGTGGCTTTGTGTGAGCGGCAGAGCCCGGGCGGCCGGGTGCTGGGCTCAGAGGCAGCACTCGGGGTTGCCCCTCGCTGTCCCTGCAGGCTGAAGATCGTGGAGCTGACgctccccagggtgtccctgcagctcctgcctggcgTCGGCATCCACCTCAACCTCGACACCCGCGTGGCCCTCAGTGCCAAGGGGTAGGTcgggctggtgctggtgctgctggtggcagtgccAGCCGTGCCCCCGGGCCCGGTGGAAGCACCGCCATGAGGGGTGTCTCTGGGGGGACACGCTGCTCCTCTTCGCCGGGAAGAGGCTGCTCCGCCGAAGGTTGCTCCCTTCCCCTTGCACAGCCTCCTGGGTTTGCTCGACATTGCGGTGGAAGCGAACGTCACATCAAGGGTGAGGTTAACCACGGACGGCACGGGCTACCCCAAACTGCTGACAGAAAGATGCGATACCCTCCTTGATGGCATTAAAGTCAGACTCCTGAGAGGGTGAGTGATGGAGGTGTCCTCCTCTGCAGGCGTGAGCCACCTCGCCGCCGGGCTTTGTGGCCCCCCAGCCCGTGCCCACAGATCGGCGAATGCACGAGGGCATTTCCCGTTGCGCGTCTGAGTCCCACGGGCGACGGCGACACCGGCAGCCGCCGTCCCTGCGGGTGACAGTCACTCACCGGCCGTATCACGGGGCTGCGCAAAGGGCTGCCGGTGGTGGTGGTCCCTGTGTGCCCCTCGCTCAGCTGCAGCAAACGGGCGTGCTGTCCCAGAGGGCTGCCCGACCCCACAGCGGTCCCGGAGGGACATTTCTGTCCCACGTGCCACATTCATGGGTCATTTCAGCTGACGTTGCACGGGGTCTTCTAAGACGTAAGCCCGTGGTATGTAAACGACAGAAACCACTGGGGCTGAGGTTGCTTCTGCTCATTTAAGGAGACCGTACACCAGTAGATAAAAGACAGCAATACATTTCCCACTGGCTATTTTGGGATGCAGATTACACTTATCTCATGCCAAATCCAAGCATACACGGTGCACTTTGCTGCTGCAATTGCCTTGCTCCGGGAGGTCTGCGCTCCGCACTATTGACAGGGAATTGTTTAACAAGAGCCATTTActttgcagcaggtttttttcgtGGTGCTCCTTTATTTTTCCACAGCCTGCTCCCAATTGTGGATAATTTATTGGCAAGTGTCCTGAACAGACTTCTTCCTAATGTGGTAAGTTGGAAAAAACCTCCACCCGGGAAAGGAGCAGTGAGCCCGAAAAGCTGCAGCGCTGCTCCCCGCGGCATCGTTCCTGTCCCAGAACGGGAGCACGGCCACTGTCCCAGGGCTGCTGcgtccgcccgcccgcccagcgGTTTGGAACTAGCAGGGGACACATGCCGTGTCTCCATCTGCTTGGGAGGAAGCTGCTCCCTCCTTCCAAACGCAAGGTCAGCAAGCCCAGCGCAGGTCTGCCCAGGTGCTGGGAGTTTCTAACGGTGCTCTGGAGCGTGTTATGGGCTAACTgaacctctcctccctcctgaaaGCCCCAGGGTCTCTCCGGCCGTCCCACGTGGGCTCCTGGGACCCAGTCCTAACCCTGCTTCTCTGAAGAGGGGCGAGGTGCCCAGGGCCAGATCCAGAGCCGGTGCAGCCTCAGCAGCACCGTGGAGTCACCAGCTGGGGCTGCCATCCCACGCCCCCAGTGCTCCCGTCCCCAGCGAAAGCGCGGCGGAGCCGAGCTGGGCTGCGTGTCCTTGTCCGGCTCTGAGCGCGGGTTACTCACCGCCCCTCTCCGCCTCTTGCAGCTCTGCCCGGTGGTCGACGTCGCCCCGGGACTCGTCAATGACCACCTGGGTCACGTGAACTGTACGTACTTGGTGGTCCCACgcctttccctgccttccccctcgtGACACCTCTGCTCTAGCCATGCGAGGGCTGTGACACTATCCCCCCGGCTGcaccccaggcaggagcagccaccCCCCTCGCTTCACCCCACACACCCCAGGCCTGCCCCACACAGGGAGCGGAgacccccagcagctccctgcccagaCCCCATGCccctgggcagcaggcagggagcagtgCCCCGGCGTGGCTGGAGGCATGCTGTCCCCTCCCCACATCTCCCCTTTCTCACCTCTGATCACGGACAGAAGGACCGCGGGTGCAGAGGGGTGCATGGGCAGGGTGAGCTGCGAGCTGTCCCCTCCGCGTGCAGCAGCGGCACGCGCTGCTCCTTAGGGAACCGACGTCTCCTGCGGCACTGCCGCTCAGCACAGAGCACTCGGAGCCGGGGCCAAGGGGCCGTCCTGAGTCCACCTGCGAGCCAGGGCTCttctggaaaaaacagagctgccgggcaggggagggggtaTTTGCACCCAAACCCAGCGGGGAATTGCTgaatcccttcctctccccccagcaCTGGTGCCCCTGGGTTTGCTGGGCACTATCCAGTACACCTTCTCCAGCCTTCCCCTGATAACCGGCCAGTTCCTCGAGGTAGACTTGAACGTAAGTCCTGCATCTTCTCCTTCCATCTACGTACAAGGGTTGTGCTATTTCACTTGGGTTTGGGAAGGTCTCCTCGGGCTGTCCCTGGGGCCACCTACACGTGAGCAGCGGGCTCCGAGGTCGCTGTGAAAACCCCGGGGAGGTCCCGGCTCGgtgccctgctcttgctgctgccgcCGTCACGGGAGAGCGCAGCGGGGTTTGCATTTCATGAAATTCTAGAGAAGGAAGTGTCACAGAGCCTGACTTGGCGTGGCCGTGGGTGCAGCGATTTCACATTGAAGGAACGTGAAGTTAACCGTAAAGGCAAATATTGCAAACGTTCTGGCCTGTGCTTCCTTCCCCTGTAAGTCCAGGCTGTCCTCAGGCGAGCGGCAGGAGGCCTGGTGGGCTATCCCCTGGGAAAGCCAGAAGCTGTCCCCACACCGCCGCGGGTCCCCGTGCCGTCCCTGCCACCGATGGCGGACACCAGCTCGTCCCAGCTGGGCCTCTCTGCGAACCTCCTCAGCTCGGTGCTGTCTGTCCTGCAGAAGGAGGGAGCCCTGGACCTGGCCGTCCCCACCGGCACGGTGAGCGGGGagcactgcccagccctgggTCTGGGAGGACTCAGGGGCGTCAGCCGTGCAAACTGGCCCCACCATGCAATGCCTTCGCACCTCTGTACCGTTTACCAGAGTCTCTGCTATCTTAGGCGGAAAATGTGAGTGAGAGACCACGTGGTAAAAGCCTCAGGCGTGTTGCTGGTGAAAGCAGACTCTGCGGAAAACTgccacacacacgcgcgcgcagcatttctctcctctctgtcACCGTTTCCTGAGCTCCCGCCGCTAACAACATCGACCCTTGGAGCCCTGGTTCCTGCGGTGAGTCCCGGTTCCCCCTTGCGCTGCAAGTAACCCGGTCAGAGAAGCAGCGTCCGGGGCAGGGGAGGTCTCCCTGTCTCTTCCTCCGCAGAGGCATCGTCTCAGATGTCCCATGGACTTGCACGAGCTCTGACGTAGGTCCAAGACTGGAAACTACGGCAGGCCAGAGCCCGGTTTGTcaccctgtgctctgcagctctCTTGCCCTTGCAAGCCGCCCCATCTGCCTGGATGCGGGGCTGTCTGTGGTCCTCCAACTGCGATGAGATGCTCCCAGCGAGACTCAGGGCATCCACGGGGCTGAGCGCACGGCTAGCTTGACTTCACCGCAGCCAGCTGAGATAcaggctggtggggctggagcaATCCGGGATCGGATCTGCCCCCTGCGAGCAGCGCTGTGCGAATGCCGCCGGAGCGGGCAGCCTGCTCCCTGCTTCCGCCCGCTCCAGTGTCAGCACCGTTTGTGCTCCTGCCCGCAGAAACTGTCCGCCTTTGGATGTTGACAGGTTTTCGAGGTGTACCCTGAGTCACGTGAACTGCTGCTGCAAATTGCAGTCCCTGAAGCACCCGTGGTgaccttaaagaaaaataaaggtgcGATCCAGCTCCTGGCTACGCTAGAGGTGGTGGTGATCCACCCAGACCATGTCCAGAGGTCTCTCTGCCTTCTGAATATTGTATGTATGAAGGAACAACCCGTGCAGAAATTCCTCCTGCAGTTCCCCCGCCCCACACGGCGGGTGCAGGGGTGCCGGTGGATGGGACCTGCACCCCGTGTGACGCGGCTGGGCTGCAGGCTTGGCCTTGGGCAAGGGCTGGAGGAGCCACCCCTGCCCTGACCTCTCTCTTTGACCGCAGGATGCCTCCTTGCTGGCCCAGTTTTCGGTCGAGGACAACAAACCGAAGATCGGTGTCAGCCTGGAGAAGTAGGACGCTGGTCTTCATCTGGGGGGTGGCCCGGGGTGGCCATGGATGTGGGACCTCCTGGGCTGTGTGACAATGAAGGCAGTGACAGGACTGGGTCATCCGAGGAACTGCTTGGATTTTACTGacctctgcttcctcctgcagGGCTGATCTCTCCTTGGTGTCTTCGTCCATCGGTGGTTTTGATGTAAGAACACAAGCAGCCTCAGCGACACGCGAAATccattgcagaaagcaaaatgctgatAGATATTGGCTCAGGAGAAATAAGGGCCAGTTATGGTGTAACGGTTGTGTCGTATTTTTAATAGCACCTTTCTTTCACCTCTGGAGATGGATTGTTTTCATGGATGATCCATGAGCAATCTTCAGAAAAAATCCTCGCTGAGAGGGAGAGGTTTTGAGTCCTTGGTGAACCTCAGGACATCCCACACATGCCCTCAGCATTCCCTTGGGATGCGCCTGGGGAGGCTCATCCCCGTGCCTCATAGGGGATGACGGCAAAAGTTGGGAGGAACCCTGGGCTCTCCTGTCGCAGGATGCCTGCAGACAGAGCACGCTTGGTTTCCAGAGGTGGCTACTGCAGGCAGCTGTAACGCCagtgggaaggggcctgtggaATGGCATTATTTTGGGACTAAAAGTTGACCACAGAATGCTTAAAGTCCAATTCCTGTGAAACGGGGAGCTTGCATTAGATGGGTGTGGAGCTGGAGCACCGAGGCTTCAGGCTGGGTTTAGCTGGTGTGAGCGGAGCATCCCCACGTGCCCGAGGACAGGGCGAGGCCGGGCTGACCACGGGACTGGGACCAGCGATGGCACTAAGTGACCCCTCTCCCTGTTGCAGGTCTCGCTCCTGGAGATGCTGGTTGCCCAGATTTTCCGTGTTGCCTTCCTGCCTGCAATGAACAGTAAGGAGCTCTTATGCCTCATCCACGTGCTTGTTCGTGCTAGGCTGTACCCTAGGCACTGAATTTATGCAGGTGTAGTCCACCTCGCCGTGTAGAATAGGAGCCAGTGGAGGGGCACGGTTTGAGGCGGCAGCGAGGGGGATCGTTTCAGGCGGCAGTGTTTTGCCGGGAGGGGAACCCACGCATCACAGAACAGGGGCTCCGCAGCCCCCTCCGCGGGGCTGCTCGCCGCCTGCCGCGTTCGCTCACACGGGCAGGAGCAAATGACGCCATGTTTTGCCAAAGCGCTAAGTCCCACGACACAAAGCCTTTCTGGGGAGCCTTGCACTTGTGGAGGGAGGGGTTTGCGCACagggaggatggagctggggaccGAGCGCTGGGCAGAAGCTCGGCAGCGACCGCCCCTCCCGCAGCACTGAGCTGGGCTGGCTCGTGACCCACGGgcgtgctgggagcagagcttcccctccccaggctgctgaaCATCGACTTCGCCGACGCGGATGTCGACGTCATCCAAGTAAGTGCCCGGGCCGTGCCCCGAGGTTCCCCCACCGGCACCCCAGCTCCGCTCCGGAGCAAAGGCAGCGCCCGTCGCTTGTGCGGAGGATGTTCAGAGAGGGAAGGTAACCCCTCTGCTTCACCAGGATCTCATCGTGCTGTCGGTGTGAGCCGGGGCCACGGGCTGGGAAGGGACCCCCTGGTTTTCTCCGTCCGCCTCCGGAGAGATGGGAGCCCAGCCTGCCCGAAGGATGCTGGAAATGCTCCACCGCATTTCTCTCGGTACCTCGcacagcaaaacagcagcttGGTCATTTCCTTCCAAATGTTGCATCCCACCTACATTGCTTGGAACAGAAGGAACGCAGGTGGTTTTTGCCTCCAAACATTGTGGTTTGGACTCTTTTGCGGGTGCGCAGAAGGACGTGGGTGTATTTTGCATTCTCGTGCTTGGGTTTAATAAAGTCCAGCCCTCTCCGCAGCCACAGTGGGTGCTCGAGCCTGCGGGGTGGCCGGCTCCAGTGAACCCCAGGGGCTCAGGACGGACCCCGCTGCGCTGGGGACCTCGGCCGCGGTGGGTGGGAgactgcagccccctgcccgcttGCCCAGCCCCGGCTGTGCCCACCCGACACCCAGCTCGGAGCGGGCAGAGAGCTGTCTGCTGGCAAACCCAGAGATTCAGGGCCTGGACCCAAAGCTGTGGGGTCTCTTGGTTATCTTGAGGACCCCTCATGCCACCACCTGCCCCAGGCTTCACCGGGGCTTTGTCCCGGGAGCGCTCGGGGAGCCCAGCGAGCTCCCCTGGCCCACGAGTGGGGGTCTGAGCGGTCGTGCCGCGTGGCCGGGGTAATTCACCCATCGATGCCGGTGAACTCTGCATGAACTGCACAGTTTATTTATGCA
Proteins encoded in this region:
- the LOC142416875 gene encoding BPI fold-containing family B member 4-like, producing the protein MAHGRAAQLKAAAVPTGNKPDVAVKSRNQNSIVGVTVKQVLSVGNTRTKAPLWSGADVGGGPACPTAQGPYGLELTWVVDRRVPPHRGFPEAAETPSAGKRLAAAGTGGMVLRNRFSGQALKEIKISRRFSGASPHARWKLEQLPRYGPASTHGAPSPAEDAMPPALGIALLYALLTPSLSEPKDAVLRLSKGVLSDGSPRQGDTLQGALGEVPLGSGRPGTDGSGDLLGGLGGGLLGGGGGLLAGITGGLLGGGGGGLLGGLTSGLLGGGGNAGGGLLGGGGGGGAYGGAPRNPPRGWQAAGGEVPRGGIPVEVAEGALRRGGLLSDRGLLGTAGILGGPGGHLGRGGLLGNEGLLGGGGLLGVLEEGGLLSTVQGLTGLKIVELTLPRVSLQLLPGVGIHLNLDTRVALSAKGLLGLLDIAVEANVTSRVRLTTDGTGYPKLLTERCDTLLDGIKVRLLRGLLPIVDNLLASVLNRLLPNVLCPVVDVAPGLVNDHLGHVNSLVPLGLLGTIQYTFSSLPLITGQFLEVDLNAVLRRAAGGLVGYPLGKPEAVPTPPRVPVPSLPPMADTSSSQLGLSANLLSSVLSVLQKEGALDLAVPTGTAENLPPLTTSTLGALVPAVFEVYPESRELLLQIAVPEAPVVTLKKNKGAIQLLATLEVVVIHPDHVQRSLCLLNIDASLLAQFSVEDNKPKIGVSLEKADLSLVSSSIGGFDVSLLEMLVAQIFRVAFLPAMNSVLGAELPLPRLLNIDFADADVDVIQDLIVLSV